Proteins co-encoded in one Arachis hypogaea cultivar Tifrunner chromosome 13, arahy.Tifrunner.gnm2.J5K5, whole genome shotgun sequence genomic window:
- the LOC140177669 gene encoding uncharacterized protein: MRLSVGPGNASSNELNQFSEWILKFGDGKIGISMGGVDKVEIPDDILIRDWIDPIKAICKATYPKLFGPLESHHGLHDRAILAQTLQHVDEINNYMMTLNSAKSQKFFSSDKACPTEGNNELLASVHIPEFLNTIRCSGVSNHELTLKVGTPIMLLRNIDHTVGLCNGTHLVVTKLGKHIIETRNIS; the protein is encoded by the coding sequence ATGCGTCTTAGTGTAGGCCCAGGTAATGCAAGCTCAAATGAGTTGAATCAATTTTCCGAATGGATACTGAAATTTGGGGATGGTAAGATTGGAATATCTATGGGTGGCGTTGATAAAGTAGAAATTCCCGATGACATCCTTATACGTGATTGGATCGACCCCATAAAGGCTATTTGTAAGGCCACTTATCCGAAATTGTTTGGACCCCTAGAGTCACATCATGGTTTGCATGATAGAGCCATACTCGCACAGACATTACAACATGTCGATGAAATAAACAACTACATGATGACTTTGAATTCGGCTAAATCACAAAAGTTTTTTAGCTCAGACAAAGCATGCCCCACAGAAGGGAATAATGAGTTACTAGCATCAGTACACATACCTGAATTTCTAAACACTATTAGGTGTTCAGGTGTGTCGAATCATGAGCTTACATTAAAAGTAGGCACACCAATCATGCTCTTAAGAAACATTGATCATACTGTTGGGTTGTGCAATGGGACACATTTAGTAGTTACCAAGCTTGGAAAACACATTATAGAAACACGAAATATTTCATGA